In Actinomyces radicidentis, one genomic interval encodes:
- a CDS encoding malonic semialdehyde reductase codes for MTDRADSVLHPSVPAPVPDECLLTESDAQLLFGGARTVYAFTDEPVTDEELRAIHELAKWAPTAVNAQPLRVVAVRSEEARARLLPCLPRGNREQPAGAPLTLVCAADRGFTETLERVHPRGARHRALLAEGGPGMTAAWARTSATVQVGFLIQAIRAVGLAAGPMNGDRGEELAAEFFPGQDVEVLAVINVGHPGEDACQVRNERLAFDEVYRVL; via the coding sequence ATGACAGACCGCGCCGACTCCGTCCTGCACCCCTCCGTCCCAGCCCCTGTCCCGGACGAGTGCCTCCTCACGGAGTCCGACGCGCAGCTGCTCTTCGGTGGGGCGCGCACGGTCTACGCCTTCACCGACGAGCCGGTCACGGACGAGGAGCTGCGGGCGATCCACGAGCTCGCGAAGTGGGCGCCGACGGCCGTCAACGCGCAGCCGCTGCGCGTGGTCGCCGTGCGCAGCGAGGAGGCGCGGGCCCGGCTGCTGCCCTGCCTGCCGCGCGGGAACCGCGAGCAGCCGGCCGGGGCGCCGCTCACCCTCGTGTGCGCGGCGGACCGCGGCTTCACGGAGACGCTCGAACGCGTCCACCCGCGCGGGGCCCGCCACCGGGCGCTGCTCGCCGAGGGTGGGCCGGGGATGACGGCGGCGTGGGCGCGGACGAGTGCAACGGTGCAGGTCGGCTTCCTCATCCAGGCGATCCGGGCGGTGGGCCTGGCGGCCGGCCCGATGAACGGGGACCGCGGCGAGGAGCTGGCGGCGGAGTTCTTCCCGGGCCAGGACGTCGAGGTGCTCGCGGTCATCAACGTGGGGCACCCGGGTGAGGACGCCTGCCAGGTCCGCAACGAGCGGCTCGCCTTCGACGAGGTCTACCGGGTCCTCTGA
- a CDS encoding FUSC family protein, which produces MRSTALRTSTRGASRLGRSLITLQPAPGRARRAVGWVAAVAIGLVLTSIILGPSEGALGLLGAMAANVGRESPAPRRIRRCLVVGATTLLCQAIGMAIAPWPWLIPPVMTAMTLVVVWVWHALMTGPPGPINTVFAGAFGTYMAAHSYSMGTLLPVTAMAWALATCASLLILSLDAHGPERQAVEDAEAAVDAFCETDAPDPGDAEAVERLSILRSRAWNAVDGAWHVLRTGRTPGTVPRSRALQGLERRLRRAHMRLVARLQEQAFPSEPADVADHSDLIPMGQPSAGYLLRTALTRGSRPTLVATRAALAVLLASSLAYLSPVGHPYWSILASLIVLHMGASRADLTIRAAHRVVGTAVGVALYLGIVSLEPGPWVRLGIVVLAIYGLEAFVTRNYAIAVVFVSVFALMLTPTTSVAQIEVLAQDRVLETVIGVGSAVLIVWLVGRRAPVLLVRQQYRLTLQALIEVLGDLASGRVEKRVGGRALTGGERAPRHDAVRDHRRHLLFELGRAGAILAAQLPDAPAALEPWNRLQRAVSSLGYDVVAAAWRQPGSGRGAAAEAYEQLAMLVDALPPISSQNIDPVDLAARVRLINLAFVADAEAAG; this is translated from the coding sequence ATGAGGTCGACGGCGCTGCGCACGAGCACACGAGGGGCGAGCCGCCTCGGCCGCAGCCTCATCACCCTCCAGCCCGCCCCCGGCCGCGCCCGCCGCGCCGTCGGCTGGGTCGCCGCCGTCGCCATCGGCCTCGTCCTCACCTCGATCATCCTCGGACCCTCCGAAGGTGCCCTCGGGCTGCTCGGCGCCATGGCCGCGAACGTCGGGCGCGAGTCGCCGGCGCCGAGACGCATCCGGCGCTGCCTCGTCGTCGGGGCGACGACGCTCCTGTGCCAGGCGATCGGCATGGCGATCGCGCCGTGGCCGTGGCTCATCCCGCCCGTCATGACGGCGATGACGCTCGTCGTCGTATGGGTCTGGCACGCGCTCATGACCGGCCCGCCCGGCCCCATCAACACGGTCTTCGCCGGCGCCTTCGGCACCTACATGGCCGCCCACAGCTACTCGATGGGCACGCTCCTGCCCGTCACCGCGATGGCCTGGGCGCTCGCCACCTGCGCGTCCCTCCTCATCCTCAGCCTCGACGCCCACGGGCCCGAGCGGCAGGCCGTCGAGGACGCCGAGGCCGCCGTCGACGCCTTCTGCGAGACGGACGCCCCCGACCCCGGCGACGCCGAGGCCGTCGAGCGGCTCAGCATCCTGCGGTCGCGCGCCTGGAACGCCGTCGACGGCGCCTGGCACGTCCTGCGCACCGGCCGCACCCCGGGCACCGTCCCGCGCAGCCGCGCGCTCCAGGGGCTCGAGCGGCGACTCCGCCGCGCGCACATGCGGCTCGTCGCGCGTCTCCAGGAGCAGGCCTTCCCGTCCGAGCCCGCCGACGTCGCCGACCACTCCGACCTCATCCCCATGGGGCAGCCCTCTGCCGGCTACCTGCTGCGCACCGCCCTCACGCGCGGCTCGCGGCCGACTCTCGTGGCGACGCGCGCGGCCCTCGCCGTGCTGCTGGCCTCGTCCCTGGCCTACCTGTCCCCCGTCGGGCACCCGTACTGGTCGATCCTCGCCTCCCTCATCGTCCTGCACATGGGGGCCTCGCGCGCCGACCTCACGATCCGCGCCGCGCACCGCGTCGTCGGCACCGCCGTCGGCGTCGCCCTGTACCTCGGGATCGTGTCCCTCGAACCGGGACCGTGGGTACGGCTCGGGATCGTGGTCCTCGCGATCTACGGGCTCGAGGCGTTCGTGACGCGGAACTACGCGATCGCCGTCGTCTTCGTGTCGGTCTTCGCTCTCATGCTCACGCCGACGACGTCGGTGGCGCAGATCGAGGTGCTCGCCCAGGACCGCGTCCTCGAGACCGTCATCGGCGTCGGCTCCGCCGTCCTCATCGTGTGGCTCGTGGGCCGGCGGGCGCCCGTGCTCCTCGTGCGCCAGCAGTACCGGCTCACGCTGCAGGCGCTCATCGAGGTGCTCGGCGACCTCGCCTCGGGACGCGTCGAGAAGCGGGTCGGGGGCCGCGCTCTCACCGGTGGCGAGCGGGCCCCGCGGCACGACGCCGTCCGCGACCACCGTCGGCACCTGCTCTTCGAGCTGGGGCGCGCCGGGGCGATCCTCGCCGCCCAGCTGCCCGACGCCCCCGCCGCGCTCGAGCCGTGGAACCGGCTCCAGCGGGCCGTGTCCTCCCTCGGCTACGACGTCGTCGCGGCGGCGTGGCGGCAGCCGGGCTCCGGGCGGGGCGCGGCTGCCGAGGCCTACGAGCAGCTCGCGATGCTCGTCGACGCCCTGCCGCCGATCTCCTCGCAGAACATCGACCCGGTGGACCTCGCGGCCCGGGTGCGGCTCATCAATCTCGCCTTCGTCGCCGACGCGGAGGCGGCGGGCTGA
- a CDS encoding anaerobic ribonucleoside-triphosphate reductase activating protein: MTATSPAVTTGARPADSLQIAGLVPMSTVDWPDHLTATVFLQGCPWNCFYCHNQDLIPTRTPGSVAWDEVRSLLRRRRGLLDGIVLTGGEALRQDALADAAAEAKEMGFAVGLHTAGAYPGRLRDLLAAGLVDWVGLDVKALPEHYEEVVGRGGAAARARESLEVALASGVALEVRTTVIPGDVTARDAVEVARRVHEAGARVYALQQARAEGTNGGFAVVAPGWDAECERMAEQIEALGWDRFTYRPA, encoded by the coding sequence ATGACCGCCACCAGCCCCGCCGTCACCACGGGCGCCCGCCCCGCCGACTCCCTGCAGATCGCCGGGCTCGTACCCATGTCCACCGTCGACTGGCCCGACCACCTCACCGCGACGGTCTTCCTCCAGGGCTGCCCCTGGAACTGCTTCTACTGCCACAACCAGGACCTCATCCCGACGCGCACACCCGGGTCGGTCGCCTGGGACGAGGTGCGCTCCCTCCTGCGCCGCCGCCGCGGGCTGCTCGACGGCATCGTCCTCACCGGCGGGGAGGCGCTGCGCCAGGACGCGCTCGCGGACGCTGCTGCGGAGGCCAAGGAGATGGGATTCGCCGTCGGACTGCACACGGCCGGCGCCTATCCGGGGCGGCTGCGCGACCTGCTCGCGGCCGGGCTCGTCGACTGGGTGGGGCTCGACGTGAAGGCGCTGCCCGAGCACTACGAGGAGGTCGTCGGTCGCGGGGGAGCGGCGGCCCGCGCGCGGGAGAGCCTCGAGGTCGCGCTGGCCTCCGGGGTGGCCCTCGAGGTGCGCACCACGGTCATCCCCGGGGACGTCACCGCGCGGGACGCGGTCGAGGTGGCGCGGCGCGTGCACGAGGCGGGCGCCCGGGTCTACGCGCTCCAGCAGGCGCGAGCCGAGGGGACCAACGGCGGCTTCGCAGTCGTCGCGCCGGGCTGGGACGCCGAGTGCGAGCGCATGGCCGAGCAGATCGAGGCTCTCGGCTGGGACCGGTTCACCTACCGGCCCGCGTGA